The following proteins are encoded in a genomic region of Oncorhynchus gorbuscha isolate QuinsamMale2020 ecotype Even-year linkage group LG11, OgorEven_v1.0, whole genome shotgun sequence:
- the LOC123989599 gene encoding uncharacterized 26.4 kDa protein-like — protein sequence MKPTFWRDPSLWRSTNVLERPIAVALHQRSGETHRCGAPPTFWRDPSLWRSTNVLERPIAVALHQRSGETHRRGAPPTFWRDPSPWRSTNVLERPIAVALHQRSGETHRRGAPPTFWRDPSPWRSTNVLERPIAVALHQRSGETHRCGAPPTFWRDPSLWRSTNVLSKKITEQKLCGRNSPC from the coding sequence ATGAAACCAACGTTCTGGAGAGACCCATCGCTGTGGCGCTCCACCAACGTTCTGGAGAGACCCATCGCTGTGGCGCTCCACCAACGTTCTGGAGAGACCCATCGCTGTGGCGCTCCACCAACGTTCTGGAGAGACCCATCGCTGTGGCGCTCCACCAACGTTCTGGAGAGACCCATCGCCGTGGCGCTCCACCAACGTTCTGGAGAGACCCATCGCCGTGGCGCTCCACCAACGTTCTGGAGAGACCCATCGCCGTGGCGCTCCACCAACGTTCTGGAGAGACCCATTGCCGTGGCGCTCCACCAACGTTCTGGAGAGACCCATCGCCGTGGCGCTCCACCAACGTTCTGGAGAGACCCATCGCCGTGGCGCTCCACCAACGTTCTGGAGAGACCCATCGCCGTGGCGCTCCACCAACGTTCTGGAGAGACCCATCGCTGTGGCGCTCCACCAACGTTCTGGAGAGACCCATCGCTGTGGCGCTCCACCAACGTTCTGTCAAAAAAAATCACAGAGCAGAAATTATGTGGCAGAAACAGCCCATGTTAG